The sequence GGATCGTAAATCAACCGTCACTTCTTTCCCGTAGAAATTACTGATTACAAGTAACTTTTCACCATTCCAATTTCTCGTATAGGCAAAAATTTGGGGGTCATTTTCAAAAAGCAACTGATAGTCTCCGTAAGTGATCACATCATATTGTTTGCGTAATTGTATTAACTTTTGATAATGATAGAAAATAGAATCTTGATCCTGTAATGCTTTCTCAGCGTTAATTTCTAGATAGTTTTCCGCTACTCCAATCCAAGGTGTTCCACTTGTAAATCCGGCCTGTTCATCTGTTGACCATTGCATTGGTGTTCGCCCATTGTCACGGGACTTTTGCTGGAGAATCCCAATAATCTCCTCATCGGCCATGCCTTTACTTTGTAATTCTTTATACGCATTTAAAGATTCTACATCACGGTATTGTTCAATCGAAGAGAAATTTGGATTGGTCATTCCAAATTCTTCTCCTTGGTAAACATAAGGAGTTCCTTTCATCATATGAAGCGTGGTTGCCAGCATTTTGGCTGATTCTTTATGATACTGCTTGTCGTCTCCAAAACGGGAAACGGCACGAGGTTGATCATGATTACACCAAAACAGGGCATTCCAACCTTCGCCTTCATGCATGCCAACTTGCCAATCGGAAAGGATTTGCTTTAATTTTAAAAAGTCAAATGGAGCCTTTGTCCATTTTTCCCCATTGGGATAATCAACTTTTAAATGATGGAATTGGAAGGTCATGGAGAGTTCTTCACGTTTTGGGTTCGTATATAACACACAGTTTTCTAAGGTGGTTGAAGACATTTCCCCAACTGTGAGCATATCGTATTTTGAAAAAACGTTTTGATTCATTTCTTGTAAATATTCATGAACTCTCGGTCCGTCTGTATAAAATCTTCGACCATCTCCACTATCATCGTTAGGGAAATGTTGATTTTTGGAAATCAGATTAATGACATCAAGTCGGAATCCATCAATCCCTTTTTCCGCCCAAAAACGCATCATTTCAAAAATATTTTCACGGAGATCTTTATTCTCCCAGTTTAAGTCAGCTTGTGTTTTATCAAATAAATGTAAATAATATTGACCCGTTTTTTCATCCCATTCCCATGCAGAACCACCGAACTTGGATACCCAATTACTTGGTGCATCCCCATCTACTGCATCTTTCCAAATATAGAAGTCACGGAATTGATTGTCTTTTGAAGATTTAGCTTGTTGGAACCATTCATGTTCTGTAGATGTATGGTTAACAACAAGATCCATGATTAATTTCATTCCGCGTTTATGTGTTTCATCTAGTAATTCTTGAAAATCATCCATTGTCCCGTAGCTTGGTTCAATGGAATAATAATCACTTATATCATACCCGTTATCATTTTGAGGGGACTTGTAAACAGGAGTCAGCCAAATGACATCGACACCTAAATTTTTAAGATAATCCAACTTTGCAATGATTCCTTGGATGTCACCCGTCCCTTTTCCTGTTGTATCGTAGAAACTTTTGGGGTAAATCTGGTATACAACTGATTTCTTCCACCATGCTTCATTCATCATTTAACTCCTCATTTCAATTGATTTGGTTTTTGTATTTGTTTTTGGGAAAAATGCTGTTATTAGTTAGAGGTTCATAACAGCTATATTGATTAAGCTCATAAGAAAAATGCAGCTATTGAGGTTGGGATAACTGCATTTTTGTATGGTTCCTAGAAAAATACAGTTATTGTAGGGGTGATAACAGCAATATTACAAACTTGTTGGGAGTTTGCTGTTATCGAGGGTACGATAACAGCAATTATGTGGAACCCTTCGAGAATATGCTGCTATCGAGGGTACGATACAGGCAACTTTGCGTAAACTTTCGAGAAGTTGCCGCTATCATTAGTTCGATAACGACAAATTTGCTCAACTCTAAAAGATATTGCTGCTATTAAGTTCGGATAAAGGCAAAAATTACCCAACTCCCAATAAAATTGCATTTATCTAGGCATTTTCCGTTTTGCAATCACTAACGTTATGATAAATGGAACAACAATAACGATTAACATGCCGATTAGGAAGGTAATCATGCTGCTATCGATTGATAAAAACGCAGGGATTCCTCCAACTCCAATGGAAGATGCTTGAACATTACCTACTGTAATAAAGGCACCCGCAATAGCTGTTCCAATTAAGGCCGCAAAGAATGGATAACGGTATTGTAAATTAACACCGAACATAGCTGGTTCTGTTACACCTAACCAAGCGGAAACCCCTGAAGTTCCTGCTAAGCCTTTCAATTTCTCGTCCTTTGCTGCTAAGAACATGGCAAAAACTGCAGAACCTTGGGCAATATTTGATAAGGCAACAATTGGCCACAAGAAAGTCGTTCCGGTGCTGCCGATTAATTGTAAATCAACGGCAAGGAATGTATGATGCATTCCTGTAATGACTAATGGTGCATAAAGAGAACCATAGACAAGTCCGCCAATTAGTGGTGCTGCCTCAAAAATAGCGACTAATCCATCTGTAATCCAACTACCGATTGTAAAAGTAACCGGTCCGATTAAAATAAATGCTAAGAAACCAGTTACGAGCAAGGCAATGGGTGCAACGACTAATAATTGCAAGGAATCAATGACACGCTTTTTCAACCATTTCTCGATACTAGCCAAAACCCAGGCGGCAACTAACACCGGCAAGACTTGTCCTTGATAGCCCATCATATTCACGTCAAATCCAAACACATTCCAAGTTGGCGCATTTCCTTCTGCTGTAGCTACTGCATAATCACTAGCAGGCATTAATGCCGGATGGACAAGGATTAGACCTAGAACAATTCCAAGTAAAGGATTTCCGCCAAAACGTTTCACTGCTGACCAACCAATTAAAGCAGGGAGGAAGGCGAATGCCGTACTAGCGATGACATTAATCATGTCAGCCACACCAGCCCAAGATGGGTACATTTCAATAATCGATTCGTCTGTAAAAATCGGATTAACTAAAATATTATTAAGTCCAAGAAGCAAACCGGCTGTTACAATCGCTGGAAGAATGGGTATAAAAATATCAGCCAGAGTTTTAATCGCACGCTGCAGCGGATTTAACTTTTTACCACTGGCAGCTTTAACATCATCTTTTGAAGATTCCTGAATACCGGTTTCAAGTACCATTGCTTTATATACTTTATCAACAGTACCTTGTCCAATGACAATTTGATATTGACCATTGGTAGAGAAGGTGCCTTTTACAACATCTAGCTTTTCAAGTGAATCTTTATCCACAATCCCTTCGTCTTTTAAAGCAAATCGTAGTCTTGTCACACAGTGTGTAGCTGCATCGATATTTTCCAAGCCGCCAACCGCTGCAACAATTTTATTAGCCTCTTCGCTGTATTGCATTCCTTGATTTGATTTTTTGTTAGTTTGTGAATTGTCAGGGGGAGCTTCTATTTCAGTACCCTGCAACGAAAGTTCAAGTAATGTCGACTCGCCGGCAATAACTGTGCTATCGGTTGTTTTTCCATAAGAGGCAACTTTATCCCCATTAGTCACGATGATTGGTGTAATATGGCTTGCGGCTTTTTCCTTGATTAATTGCAGATCAAAAGTGACAAGCGGATCACCAACTTTGACATGTTCTCCTTGTTTGACATGTACTTCAAAGCCCTCACCATTCATGGTAACAGTCTCAATTCCAATGTGAATTAATAGTTCAATTCCTGATTTACTTCTTAAACCAACAGCATGTTTAGTGGGAAAAGTTAAGATGACTTCTCCATCAACAGGTGAAACCACTTTTCCATCCGTTGGTTCGATGGCTATGCCATCCCCCATCATTTTTCCAGAAAACGTGGGATCTGGAACACTCTCAAGTGGTGTAACTTTTCCACTAAGTGGTGCAAAAATGGTTTCTTTCTGATTTAGGTTTACCATAAGTAACCCCCTCTTTCATTACTGATCTATGTTTACTTAAGAAATTTGTATATACAAGCTCTATATAAAGTATATCCTGTATATACAAGTTTTGCAAATGCTTTCAAATGGAAATTTATTACTTATTTAGCACATGCTTTTTGTACCGAAGGCTTGCCCAGGTGCAGAAGTGTTATGTAAAAATGGTTCTCTTTAAGGACTACCCTCTTTTTCATGTTTTAAGCTAAGAATCCTACTGCTTCCGCTTGATGACCGTTATTCATAATTTAATTAAGTAAGGTTTCCATTTAGTTATTTTTTTATCCGGAGGCTATTTATGATACAATTTTGGGAAAAGGATCGATACTATATGTAAAGGAAGAAACTCATGTCAAAAACATTACCTGTTCAAAAGAACGAATACATAGATGTTATATTTGAAGATTTAACTCATGATGGAGCCGGGGTTGCAAAGGTGGATGGGTATCCACTATTTGTGCCGAACGGTCTTCCAGGTGAAAAGGCTAAAGTGAAAGTGATAAAAGTAAATAAAGGGTACGGATTCGGGCGTCTTATGGAAATAACGGAGAAAAGCCCTTACCGTGTGGAACCAGAGTGCTCCATTTATAAAGAATGTGGGGGTTGTCAGCTCCAGCACTTGAGTTATAAAGGTCAATTAGTAGCTAAAGAAAAACAAGTGCGAGACGTTATGCAGCGAATTGGGAAACTGCCCAATGTTAAGATTCACCCCGTATTAGGAATGGAAGAACCTTGGCGTTATCGCAATAAATCTCAAGTACCGATCGGCGAGCATGAAGGTGGATTGATCGGTGGTTTTTATCAACAGCGCAGCCATCAAATCATTGATATGGAAACTTGTTTAATTCAGCAGGAAAAAAATGATGAGGTCGTCAAAAAGGTGAAGGAAATTTGTCGTACTTATGGAGTGCGGGCTTATGATGAGCAAAAACATAAGGGAGAGCTTCGCCATATAATGGCCCGTTATGGCTTGAAAAGCGAGGAAGTCATGGTCGTTTTCATTACGCGAACAAATGAGTTAACGAATAAAAAGAAAATCATTGAGGCAATCGTTGAGTCAATTCCAAATGTGAAGTCAATTGTCCAAAACGTGAACCCGAAAAAGACGAATGTTATTTTTGGTAATGAAACTCAGGTTCTCTGGGGAGAAGAAGTGATTTACGATTCAATAGGGGACATTCGATTTGCGATTTCCGCAAGATCCTTTTATCAAGTCAATCCTGAACAAACAAAGGTCTTATATGACAAGGCGCTAGAATATGCAGGCTTAACAGGAGAGGAAACGGTCATTGATGCGTATTGTGGGATTGGAACGATTTCTCTTTTCCTTGCTCAAAAGGCAAAGAAAGTTTATGGAGTGGAAATTGTTCCCGAAGCGATTGAAGATGCGAGAAAAAATGCAGAGTTAAACGGCATTACAAATGCAGAGTTTTCTATTGGAGAAGCGGAAACAGTCATCCCCCAATGGTATGAAAAGGGTGTAGTCGCGGATGTACTTGTTGTAGATCCACCGCGTAAAGGCTGTGATGAGAAATTGCTGCAAACCATTATTGACATGAAACCGAAAAAGGTCGTCTATGTTTCCTGTAATCCAGCTACTTTAGCCCGGGATTTACGGATTTTAGAGGATGGAGGGTACCAGACCGTAGAAATTCAGCCAGTGGATATGTTTCCGCAGACGATGCATGTGGAGTGTGTGGCGCAACTCATTTTAATAGAAGGCAACTAACCCTTGTGGTTGTTGCCTATTCTTGTTCTTGTAAGGATTTACGAGGTTGTAATGAATACGAAGATTACCATCAACGCTACAGTTTACTTTATTCATAAATAGAGCAAGACTTGAGGAGTTAAATTTTCTTAGTATTGTAACTTCATTAGGTTTATGCCTAAATCAACTGCATAATCTCTCGCTCAATTTTTTCAAATTTCCAATAATTCCCAATCTTAACTATTTCGAGTTGGACTACCTCCAGGTCTATTTGTTATCTATATTCAACAAGATTCTCGGGATATAATTTTGTCAATATACATATCAAGTCAATCTTTCTTGAACGTAATCTGTTTACCTTTAAATCTTCTAGAATGAGTTTTATTGTTGTTCCTTCTCCTGAATAACACAGTGAACTGCACTCAATTGTTGTTCCTACGCTACATGCTGAGATAAATAATCCATTGAAAATTCAAGTTCTTTTGGAGCTGAAGACATAATCCAGTTTTATACATATATCCTTCTAATCCGCTAAGACTCCCCAAAGTAAGGTAATGATTTCCATAGGAAAAGAAGATGACCAAATATATTGCTATTGCTATTTATTGCTTTGTTATTTGATAAAGATTTTGGACAAGCTATTAACAATTAGTGGGGCTTTATAGGTGTTAGAAAGGAGGAAAATTCGATAAAAAAAGTTAAGGGAACGGCTATTGTTATTCTCATTTTTTCTTTAATGTATATAACTATATTCGGCATCGTGATTTTTAAAGATAACCATCCTCAGGTTAATAGCACTTATAAGGAGCAGCATGGAGTGGAAAGATTCTATGGAAATGAGGAGTCACAGGATCGTGTGATTCTACTGGAAGAAAAAATGTTTTCAGGTCTTGCACGTGTTAACTTAATAGAAAATGCACAGGAATCTATTGATGTCTCCTATTATGCGATCCATAAAGGATACATTACTGATTTATTGTTAGGGATGATATTGGATGCGGCCGATCGTGGAGTAAAGGTAAGGATTCTTTTGGATGGAATTTTCCATGGTCTTAGATTTAGTCTGAAAGACGTTCAATACGCCTTAATCAATCATCCAAATATCGAAATTAAATTTTATGAACCATTAAATCCTTTACTGCCTTGGACATGGAATAATCGACTCCATGATAAATTACTTATTATCGATCATATGTATGCAATTATCGGCGGCAGAAATATCGGGAATCGTTATTTTATTCAAGAAGGTGAAAAATCCCCTACGAATGACCGAGATGTTCTAATCATTAATACGGATCCCAAGTTAAAGGAAGGCAGTGTTTTGTATCAAATGGAAGACTACTTTAATCACGTCTGGGACCATCCCATTACAAAAGTTCCTTTTAAAGAGCTATCCACACACCAACAAAAGAAAGCAAAAGAAGCCAATCAACAATTAAAACAGAAACTAGGAAATTTGAGAAAAACGGATAAAAAATTATTTGCTAGTTATTATGATTGGGTAAAAATGTCCCTTCCTACTAAAAATATCACCTTTATTCATAATCCTATACAAAGATTTAATAAAGAACCTTGGGCTTGGTATGATTTAACGAATCTCATGAAGAATTCGAAAAAGTCCATAGTCATTCAAAGCCCTTATGTTATTCCAACGAAACCTATGCTTCCTTATATAGATACGTTACAAGTCTCTCCTGAAAAGATAACGATTTTAACGAACTCGTTAGCATCGACAGCAAATGTTATGGCCTATTCAGGACATATTAAACATATTAATGGGATGTCAAAAAAAGGTGTGAATGTATTGGAATATCAGGGGCCTGACTCCCTACATGCTAAAACATTTATCTTTGATAATCAATTGAGTGCCATTGGAGCATTTAATATGGATTCTAGGTCGGCGTTTTTAAATACCGAGTCTATGGTCGTTATTGATAGCGTGGAATTTACCGAAATTCTCGAAAAAGAAATGAACCAGTATTTTAAAAAGAGCTTAAAGGTAGCAAAGGATGGGTCGTATATAGAAGACCCAAACTTAAAACCAGGTAAAGTAAGTTGGGTTAAATCATTCAGTATAAAAGGACTATCCTATATAACGGATTTATTCCAGCACTTATTATAAGGCTCTACTCAATAAACTCAGATAGCTATAGATAAATTGGATGAAAAAACACCAAACTTATCGAATACAGCCTTTAAAAAAGATTGATTGATAGTTGAGGTGGAATTTTCCAAGTTATTGACAAGTTCCCCAAAAAAGGCTGACATTCTAATTAGAATGTCAGCTTTTTTATTTGGGAAGTTATGTACTTAACTAACCTGTCCGGTTTAGTTTATGGGTAGACATTCACAAACTAATTTTTATTAGTGGTTTTCTGTTCCGCAAAGAACGGATCATTTTTTCCGAATTGACTGGCCCGAAACTTCGCACATTTGGCTCAATTTATCTGCATTATTCAATAATAAGTAATTAAAAAATAGCATTAGTAGGTAAAACCCAATGCTATATTTCTACTTCTAAATCACTACGGTAAATTGTATTAGTAAATACAACTTTTTCAGGGATTCCACTGCTCTTTTTGTGGTTAATCTTCCGACAAGGTATAGCAAACTTCGGGTCGTGCCAGGCCAGGCACCCAAAATAATTTCTTAAAAACACGAGGGCTTGCACCATGGATAAATAGACTAAGAAACTAGGCTAACGAAAAAACGTTATAGATATATTGGAATTTTTATACTTCTAGATATTTAAGAAAAGCAAAGAACCGAATTTTCAGTTTATTGCTTTCCTTTTTTCTATTTCAAATTAATTTTTGTTCTTCTTATTATATTAAAATAAAAAGTTTATATTTTTTATGCAGAAATTGTTAACTCTTTGTGAATGGTAGGTGATGGTAATTCGGTTTTAAAATCTAATAACGTTGAGATAATAGGATTCCTAATATTAATATTTATAAAATAGATAAGTTTTGAATTTGTTTATCGATAAAATAAACTTTATATTAGAATAATATTTATTTATACTTTAATAGTAATAAAAATATACATAGTGATATTCAACTACTTCTCTAATCTGGAGAATATTTGTGAAAAGTTGAATATTGTATTTTAACTCTTGTTTTTCCACTAATAGAGATGGCAGAAAGGAAGTGCAAGAATGAAGCGTAGATCATTCGTAACTACTCAGCCATACCCTTGATTTAGGAGTTTGTTAGGCAATATTTTGCTTTATTTGTTTTTGTTTCAGTAAAGACTTGTGCACATACCACTGCATCTTGTGGTGATGTTTGTCATACAACACAATAACAAAGCAGCTAAACACGCTTCTTGGTCAGATTTCTTTAGCTATCTGGTATCTTCATGGGGTGCCTGAGTAGTTACAAAAAGTGTTTTAATATTTTACAGATTGATAGATAGGAGGGTAAATATGGAAGGATTATCTCTGCTTTTAACATTTGGTGTCGGGGCTGTAGCATTTTGTTCACCCTGAGTATTGGCAATGTTCCCTGCGCTATTTGGATTTTTAAGTGGGGAAGTAGCTGGTTCAGCTACTGATCTTCGTTCAATAAGAAAGAAGTTTTGGAAGAATGCAGTTTTCTTTGTATTAGGATTTTCGATTATTATGGTGGTATTGGGGGTTATTGCCTCCTTTATCGGGGAAGCAGTTTCATCTGTTGTAGGAACAGTAAAGGTGATTTCGGGTATAATTCTATTATTCTTAGGATTACATCAAATGCGATTATTTCATCTTAAATTTTTACCGAAGTTCACAAAGCTTGAAACAGCAGTTGCAAATCAAGTTGGAGCTGTGAAGCCTGGTTATCTACGTTCTTTCGTAGCTGGTTTAGTTATTGCTCCTGGTTGGGGTCAAATCTTTTTAGGAAGTGTCCTGCTTGTTGTTGCAGTGAATGGGAATCTTGTTCTAAACATTTTACACATGATTGCCTATTCGTTAGGGTTTAGCCTTATGTTCTTTATTACGTTTATTTTTGGAGAACCTTTACGTCGTCTCTATCAGAAGTTAGGAGATAAAGCTAAGAGAATGGAACAATTCGGTGGGGCGATGATTGTCTTTGTAGCATTGTTAATGATTAGTGGAAAACTAAACTGGATTACTGATTTAGCAAATTGGAAGGGCGGCCTTCTTGTTCGCAATTTCATAGACCTTTTTTAGTTAGAGGTGAACAAAGCTACATCAATAAATTCATTATCTACAATCAGCACACCAGACATGTGGAGTGTGTGGCGAAACTAATTTTAAACTAATTGAGGGGAGCTTGTTTCTTAGCTGAAACGGCTCTTTTTATTTAGTTAGTTTTTGGACAAAATACAGCAAACTTCGGGTCGTGCCAGGCACCCATAATAAAGCCTAACCCTCGTTTCTCTATTTTGAATTAGAGGGTCGAGGGTTAAATCTTTTTACAAACTTTTTTGTATGTAGAACGTTTTATTTCTTACGCTTTACTTCGATTCTATAGCCATCAGGGTCAGTAACAAAGAAGTAAGAAGGTGTTCCACCTGAAAGTCCTCTCAATTCACCTGTTTCATAAGGAGAAGCTTTACAAATTTTATGCATTTCTTCTAAATCATCTACTGTTACGCCTAAATGACTGAAACCATTTCCTATAACATATGGTTCTGCATCATAATTGTAAGTAAGTTCTATTTGTACTGAAGAACCCGGTGAATTTAGATAGATTAAATCAAATTTATCTTCAGGGAATTCTCTGCGACTGGCTACTTCAAAATCAAAAAGCTTAGTATAAAAATCTAAAGTAGCATCAATGTCTCTAACACGTAAACAAATTTCAACAAGCACTTGGTTCATTTTATCATCCTCCGTAACTTTATTTGATTTTATCTTATCATAGATACTATATAAGTACATTTGATACGATTGATTAACGTTAATTGTTGTTTAAATGATTGTTAATGATTTAAAAACAGTATCTTAATTCCGACATACATTATAAGTATCTCGCATTATTAGAAAATGATACGACGTTAGGAGCAGTTCATTCAAGTAGAATATCTGGCAAAATTAATTTTATACTATAATGAAGGGAGTTTGTTTCTTAATTGAAACGACTCTTTTTTTAGTTAGTTTTCGACAAAAAATAGCACACTCCGGGTCGTGCCAGGCACCCCCAAAAAAAAGAAATAATTTTATACCAAATTCTCACTAACTCCTCTAAAAAACATGCAATTGGGGGTGAATTGATATCAATTCACCCCCAATTGGGTGTTTTTTAAGCGATTTCCGCGATATTTGGTAATTGTACAAAATTCGGCTCCTTCTATACATTTGGAATAGAACGTGCGGGAAATGAATTCCCGACTTTGACAAAAGGAGCTTCCCAATGGAAAAACTAAACTATGAAATAATTAAACAATATCAATCTTTTACATCTATTGACGAAATGGATCTAGCGGTTCGTGGGTTCTTATATAAATTCAAATCATCTCTATCAGAGGGAGTAATCAAAGTGTTGAATTTTCTGTGGAGATATTCAGTGAAAGTGGTTGGGGTGTCATTTGCGAAATATGATACCATTGCAAACGAAATCAGTTTGAGCCGCAGAACGGTCATTCGTGCGGTGAAGCTTTTAGAGGAACTTTTATTTCTTAAAAAGATTCCTACCGCACGCATGAATGGAAAGCAAGGAGTGAATCTCTTAGTGATCCAGCCTTTTGAATCGATTGACTCCTTTTACAACCTGTGTCACCCCAGGATGTCACTCTACCTGTCACTCCTAATAAAGCAGAGAATAAGCAAAGCTCACTCTGTGAGATTAATAAACAAAACCGTATTGACGTAATAAGGTCTCAAAATCATCAAGAGTCCATGGAAACTACTCATTCTCCAAAAACACATGCAGAGGAGAAACAGAACAAAAATGTAGAAGAGCAAACTAACGCTACTCAGAACCGTCAAACTCAACTTCATGAAACAGCATGGCATGAACTAGACTCAAGTTTCTTACCAGATTATGTTCATGAAGATTTTATAAAAGCAGCTAAGCCTTTCTTGCCCATTGACGACATCTATAACCTTTGGTCCAAAGTTCATCTTGCTTGTCAAAAATTAAACCTGTCGATCCCTTTAGATGATGTGATCGAATCTATTATCACGGACTTTAAACAAACCATTTTCAAGTACAAGAAAGGGAAAATTCATACAACCTTTGAAGGGTACTTTTACAGGGTCGTGTATAGCAGACTTTGGCATGTGAAAAAAACTGAACATATCCAGCATTGGTACAACAATCTTTTAAGCTAATATTTTGGCATGCAATTTTTCTCAACAATACTAGTACCTAAAGTGTTAAAAAGTAGACACTCTTTAAAAAGAGCTCCTTTTAATCGGTAAATAGCAATATTTTTATAAAAATAGACACCAAAGTTCAATTTTGCCCTCTTTTATTAAAAGGATATTTTCGTATAGATTGTTGCTTTCTTAACCATACTATGTCAAGAAGTTCATAAAAAAAGACCTTAATTAAAAGGTCGATATTTTTTATAATTTGTTTCTTATTGTAACAATGCCCCTAGAAAGACAAAGGCATTTACAAATGAATGAGTTATGATTGAAACGATTATTCTCTTCGTTTTAACATATACAAATGATAAAACGAATCCCGTTGCAATGTAGGATAATAAGTGTTTAAAATCCATATGCGGAACAGCAAAGGCAATTGAAGATACCAAACTTGCAATAAAGAAGTTGGTCTTCGTGTATAGTGTACCAAAAATAATTTTCCTACACATAACTTCTTCAAAAAGGGGTGCAAAAATAATAGTGGTTACTAAGTTAATTAACAACATAATGGGACTTAAAGTGTCTAAAATATCAGTTTTTGATTGACTACGTTCAGATACAGGATTTGTATTGAATATATAAGTTTCGATTAATCCAACTATTATTTGAGCGACTATTATCATAAAAAAACCTATTATAATCCACTTTATAGACTTTTTAAACGGAAGAGCATCCTTTGATACTCCCTTTTTTATATCAGGATTTAATAGAAATAAAATAATAATCGTAGTTAGAATTGAACCTATCAATTTACCATATAAGAAAGCATTTTCTTTTGGAATACCGAATCCGTTTATCAATATGGGAGCAACTACATACAAAACTGAAAAAACAAAACAAATATAAGTCATCAACACTCCCCAATATCTTTTAGACATAAAAACCTCCTATAAGAATATCTGAATAATATAAT is a genomic window of Niallia sp. XMNu-256 containing:
- a CDS encoding VOC family protein → MNQVLVEICLRVRDIDATLDFYTKLFDFEVASRREFPEDKFDLIYLNSPGSSVQIELTYNYDAEPYVIGNGFSHLGVTVDDLEEMHKICKASPYETGELRGLSGGTPSYFFVTDPDGYRIEVKRKK
- a CDS encoding phospholipase D family protein, whose amino-acid sequence is MERFYGNEESQDRVILLEEKMFSGLARVNLIENAQESIDVSYYAIHKGYITDLLLGMILDAADRGVKVRILLDGIFHGLRFSLKDVQYALINHPNIEIKFYEPLNPLLPWTWNNRLHDKLLIIDHMYAIIGGRNIGNRYFIQEGEKSPTNDRDVLIINTDPKLKEGSVLYQMEDYFNHVWDHPITKVPFKELSTHQQKKAKEANQQLKQKLGNLRKTDKKLFASYYDWVKMSLPTKNITFIHNPIQRFNKEPWAWYDLTNLMKNSKKSIVIQSPYVIPTKPMLPYIDTLQVSPEKITILTNSLASTANVMAYSGHIKHINGMSKKGVNVLEYQGPDSLHAKTFIFDNQLSAIGAFNMDSRSAFLNTESMVVIDSVEFTEILEKEMNQYFKKSLKVAKDGSYIEDPNLKPGKVSWVKSFSIKGLSYITDLFQHLL
- a CDS encoding helix-turn-helix domain-containing protein, which translates into the protein MEKLNYEIIKQYQSFTSIDEMDLAVRGFLYKFKSSLSEGVIKVLNFLWRYSVKVVGVSFAKYDTIANEISLSRRTVIRAVKLLEELLFLKKIPTARMNGKQGVNLLVIQPFESIDSFYNLCHPRMSLYLSLLIKQRISKAHSVRLINKTVLT
- a CDS encoding cytochrome c biogenesis CcdA family protein, whose protein sequence is MFPALFGFLSGEVAGSATDLRSIRKKFWKNAVFFVLGFSIIMVVLGVIASFIGEAVSSVVGTVKVISGIILLFLGLHQMRLFHLKFLPKFTKLETAVANQVGAVKPGYLRSFVAGLVIAPGWGQIFLGSVLLVVAVNGNLVLNILHMIAYSLGFSLMFFITFIFGEPLRRLYQKLGDKAKRMEQFGGAMIVFVALLMISGKLNWITDLANWKGGLLVRNFIDLF
- the treC gene encoding alpha,alpha-phosphotrehalase, which gives rise to MNEAWWKKSVVYQIYPKSFYDTTGKGTGDIQGIIAKLDYLKNLGVDVIWLTPVYKSPQNDNGYDISDYYSIEPSYGTMDDFQELLDETHKRGMKLIMDLVVNHTSTEHEWFQQAKSSKDNQFRDFYIWKDAVDGDAPSNWVSKFGGSAWEWDEKTGQYYLHLFDKTQADLNWENKDLRENIFEMMRFWAEKGIDGFRLDVINLISKNQHFPNDDSGDGRRFYTDGPRVHEYLQEMNQNVFSKYDMLTVGEMSSTTLENCVLYTNPKREELSMTFQFHHLKVDYPNGEKWTKAPFDFLKLKQILSDWQVGMHEGEGWNALFWCNHDQPRAVSRFGDDKQYHKESAKMLATTLHMMKGTPYVYQGEEFGMTNPNFSSIEQYRDVESLNAYKELQSKGMADEEIIGILQQKSRDNGRTPMQWSTDEQAGFTSGTPWIGVAENYLEINAEKALQDQDSIFYHYQKLIQLRKQYDVITYGDYQLLFENDPQIFAYTRNWNGEKLLVISNFYGKEVTVDLRSEKINTQPEILLSNYDNSSKDLENLHLRPYESIIYYLN
- the rlmD gene encoding 23S rRNA (uracil(1939)-C(5))-methyltransferase RlmD, with product MSKTLPVQKNEYIDVIFEDLTHDGAGVAKVDGYPLFVPNGLPGEKAKVKVIKVNKGYGFGRLMEITEKSPYRVEPECSIYKECGGCQLQHLSYKGQLVAKEKQVRDVMQRIGKLPNVKIHPVLGMEEPWRYRNKSQVPIGEHEGGLIGGFYQQRSHQIIDMETCLIQQEKNDEVVKKVKEICRTYGVRAYDEQKHKGELRHIMARYGLKSEEVMVVFITRTNELTNKKKIIEAIVESIPNVKSIVQNVNPKKTNVIFGNETQVLWGEEVIYDSIGDIRFAISARSFYQVNPEQTKVLYDKALEYAGLTGEETVIDAYCGIGTISLFLAQKAKKVYGVEIVPEAIEDARKNAELNGITNAEFSIGEAETVIPQWYEKGVVADVLVVDPPRKGCDEKLLQTIIDMKPKKVVYVSCNPATLARDLRILEDGGYQTVEIQPVDMFPQTMHVECVAQLILIEGN
- the treP gene encoding PTS system trehalose-specific EIIBC component, with translation MVNLNQKETIFAPLSGKVTPLESVPDPTFSGKMMGDGIAIEPTDGKVVSPVDGEVILTFPTKHAVGLRSKSGIELLIHIGIETVTMNGEGFEVHVKQGEHVKVGDPLVTFDLQLIKEKAASHITPIIVTNGDKVASYGKTTDSTVIAGESTLLELSLQGTEIEAPPDNSQTNKKSNQGMQYSEEANKIVAAVGGLENIDAATHCVTRLRFALKDEGIVDKDSLEKLDVVKGTFSTNGQYQIVIGQGTVDKVYKAMVLETGIQESSKDDVKAASGKKLNPLQRAIKTLADIFIPILPAIVTAGLLLGLNNILVNPIFTDESIIEMYPSWAGVADMINVIASTAFAFLPALIGWSAVKRFGGNPLLGIVLGLILVHPALMPASDYAVATAEGNAPTWNVFGFDVNMMGYQGQVLPVLVAAWVLASIEKWLKKRVIDSLQLLVVAPIALLVTGFLAFILIGPVTFTIGSWITDGLVAIFEAAPLIGGLVYGSLYAPLVITGMHHTFLAVDLQLIGSTGTTFLWPIVALSNIAQGSAVFAMFLAAKDEKLKGLAGTSGVSAWLGVTEPAMFGVNLQYRYPFFAALIGTAIAGAFITVGNVQASSIGVGGIPAFLSIDSSMITFLIGMLIVIVVPFIITLVIAKRKMPR